A window of Fundulus heteroclitus isolate FHET01 chromosome 15, MU-UCD_Fhet_4.1, whole genome shotgun sequence contains these coding sequences:
- the LOC105924313 gene encoding tripartite motif-containing protein 35: MATNTEQGEADYTCLVCCDIFTDPVLLLCGHSFCQHCLQEWWRQSKLRICPVCKEIFPMTRPPQNLALRNLLDSLRQERSRGAGGSKELCSLHGEKFKLFCENDQQPICFVCRDAKAHKKHDFVPINEAAEEYRAKIQLNLLNLKTNQGSFERQKENWNKIADQIQIQAQETEKTIRAEFQKLYQFLREEEAGRIDACRMEAKLKSDTVNLKLVNLTVEISELVKNIKTIEDEMRTDDLSFMLNVKATLKRSLYTQPEPETPPEALIDEAKHISNLQFSVWKKMGDIVQHTSVTLDPNTRSRSLDDIYREILDPKRASVPNPCLTFFETYVHSGYNKINPLIFCQPKPGTYVNVEDEDEESSEASSPESSSPREVSPLESSSPREVSNLGSSSPCDV; the protein is encoded by the exons ATGGCTACGAACACGGAACAGGGCGAGGCGGACTACACGTGCCTTGTCTGCTGCGATATATTTACTGATCCTGTTTTGCTGCTGTGCGGTCACAGCTTCTGTCAGCATTGTCTGCAGGAGTGGTGGAGACAGAGCAAACTAAGGATATGCCCCGTTTGCAAGGAAATATTCCCCATGACTCGGCCGCCACAAAATCTGGCACTGAGAAACCTGTTGGACTCCTTGAGACAGGAGAGGAGCAGGGGTGCTGGTGGGTCCAAGGAGCTTTGTTCCCTGCACGGTGAGAAATTCAAGCTGTTCTGTGAGAATGACCAACAGCCAATCTGCTTTGTTTGCCGGGATGCAAAAGCACACAAGAAGCACGACTTTGTTCCTATTAATGAAGCAGCAGAGGAGTACCGA GCTAAAATCCAGCTTAATCTGCTAAATCTAAAAACTAATCAGGGGTCATTTGAGAGGCAAAAAGAGAACTGGAATAAAATTGCGGATCAAATCCAG ATCCAGGCTCAGGAGACAGAGAAGACCATCAGAGCAGAGTTTCAGAAACTTTATCAGTTCCTGCGAGAAGAGGAGGCTGGTCGGATAGATGCTTGTCGGATGGAGGCAAAGCTTAAGAGTGATACAGTGAACCTGAAGCTTGTAAACTTAACTGTGGAGATTTCTGAGCTtgtgaaaaacatcaaaaccaTAGAAGATGAGATGAGAACCGATGACCTCTCGTTCATGCTG AATGTGAAAGCAACATTGAAGAG ATCTTTGTACACACAGCCAGAACCAGAGACTCCACCAGAAGCACTAATTGATGAGGCTAAACACATCAGTAACCTGCAGTTCTCAGTCTGGAAGAAAATGGGTGATATAGTACAACACA CCTCTGTAACTCTGGATCCCAACACCAGGAGCAGAAGCCTGGATGACATCTACCGGGAGATATTAGATCCAAAGAGGGCTTCAGTCCCTAATccatgtttaactttttttgagacttatgtacattcaggATATAACAAGATAAATCCCTTGATATTTTGTCAACCTAAACCCGGAACTTATGTGAACGtagaagatgaagatgaagaatCAAGTGAAGCCTCAAGTCCTGAAAGTTCAAGTCCACGAGAAGTCTCACCTCTTGAGAGCTCAAGTCCACGTGAAGTCTCAAATCTTGGGAGCTCAAGTCCATGTGATGTCTGA